One Brachybacterium kimchii genomic window carries:
- a CDS encoding ATP-dependent Clp protease proteolytic subunit: MTSQPRNASGDTPMGLDDNVYQRLLRERIVWLGEDVRDDNSNAICAKLLLLAAEDPEKDIYLYINSPGGSITAGMAIYDTMQYIQPDVVTIAMGMAASMGQFLLSSGTAGKRYATPNTRVLMHQPLGGLGGTASEIKIQADLILSMKKQMAELTAEQTGKSVEQIIADGDRDHWFTAPEALEYGFIDGIVTRADDVSGGGGTDD, encoded by the coding sequence ATGACCTCGCAGCCCCGCAACGCCTCGGGCGACACCCCCATGGGACTGGACGACAACGTCTATCAGCGCCTGCTGCGCGAGCGCATCGTCTGGCTCGGGGAGGACGTGCGCGACGACAACTCCAACGCCATCTGCGCCAAGCTCCTGCTGCTCGCGGCGGAGGACCCCGAGAAGGACATCTACCTCTACATCAACAGCCCCGGCGGCTCCATCACCGCCGGCATGGCCATCTACGACACCATGCAGTACATCCAGCCCGACGTCGTCACCATCGCCATGGGCATGGCGGCGTCGATGGGCCAGTTCCTGCTGTCCTCGGGCACGGCCGGCAAGCGCTACGCGACCCCGAACACCCGCGTGCTCATGCACCAGCCGCTCGGCGGCCTCGGCGGCACCGCGAGCGAGATCAAGATCCAGGCGGACCTGATCCTGTCCATGAAGAAGCAGATGGCGGAGCTGACGGCCGAGCAGACCGGCAAGAGCGTCGAGCAGATCATCGCCGACGGCGACCGCGACCACTGGTTCACCGCTCCCGAGGCCCTCGAGTACGGCTTCATCGACGGGATCGTCACCCGTGCGGACGACGTCAGCGGCGGGGGCGGGACCGACGACTGA